The window TCCGGTGGAGGAGTGTCCGGCGGCGCCTCAGGTCAGCGCCAGCGCGCGGCATGGCGCGGCGCTGCTGCCGGCGAGCTTGAGCGGTGAGCAGTACAGTGTTACCGTCGGCGGCAGAACGCCCAGCCCGACCAGCGGGCACAGGATCATCCCGCCACCACGGAAGAACGTGCCCAGGAAGGGCATGGCGGCGTCCTGGGGGTGGTCGTAGGAGAGCATGTCGCCGCCCAGAATGGCCGGACGGTGATCGAGCAGCCACGTCTGCAGCTCGGGCGAGAAGTAGGGACTGCTGTGGTAGTAGTCGGCGGCGTGCAGATGGTTGTCCCAGCCGCAGTGCAGCAGGATCGCGTCCTCGTCAGGGCGGAAGCCGGGTAGAGCGGCGGCGGGAGCGGGCAGAGGCGACGGCGAACCGGCTGCCGGCCGGCCCTGCCCGACACCCACGACGAAGGCGCGGGTGATGAACTTCTCTGGCGGCACCCGATCGAGCGTCGGCATGTCGGGGTACAGGTGCGCGGCGGTTTCCAGGTAGGTCGTGCCGTTCAGCACCATCAGCGCCACCTGGTGGGACACCCAGCCGGCGTCGTACGAGCCGACCTGCTGCAGCGACACCGGGATCGTACCGGCTTCATGGTACCAGTCGGTGCCCTCGGTGACGGGGACGGAGAGGTCGTGGATCATGAGGAGTCCTCGGGCGGGCGCGTCCTCAGGCGTCGGTACTCCTGCGCGACGGCCCAGCCACAGCCGCACGCCACCAGCAGGCACGCCAGGCCGATCAACAGAGGCGCAGCCACGAGGCTGCTGCCGGGATGCTGGCGCGCCACCTGCGCCCCCACCCAGGCCATGACGCCCGCGCCCAGCAAGCCCAGGAGCGACAGCGCAGTGCACAGCACGATCAGCAGCAGGCCCTCGATGCGAGCCTCGGCGACGGTCGCCGGGTGGGGGCGCCAGGGAAACCGCAGCAGGCGGCCGTAGACAGCCGCCGTTGCCGCCACAAAGACCAGCATGCCGAACACCATGCCCAGGATGATCAGGCCCACAGACACTGCGCTCGCGCTCCCGTTCAGGCTACGCCCACAGCACCTGCGCCACGGTGGCCGGGTCGGGCCACGGGCTGTCCAGTGCGAACTGCGCCGCCGCCGCCAGCGTCGCCTCGACCTCGGCCCGGACCGAGGCGATCTCGTCCACCGTCAGCCACGCCTCGTCTTGCAGGCGCTGCTCGAACTGCGCAATGGGGTCTTTGGCCGCCCACCTGTCCAACTCGCCCTGGTCGCGCGTCTCGCGGATGACCATGCAGTGGGGCTTCATGCGGTAGGTCTTGGCCTCCAGCAGGAACGGCCCCCGGCCTGAGCGGGCGTGCGCGACAGCCTCCTGCGCCAACTCGTGCACCGCCAGCACGTCATTACCCTCCACGGTCCTCCCCGGCGCGCCGTAGCCATGGGCCAACTCGGCGATGTCCGCGACCGGGCACGAGTCCGACACGGGCGTCGTGGCGGCGTAGCAGTTGTTCTCACACACGAACACAATGGGCAAGTCCCACAGGGCGGCGAGGTTGAACGACTCGTGGAAGGTGCCCTGCTTGCTGGCGCCATCGCCGAAGAAGCAGACGGCGATGGCGCCTGTCTCGCGGTACTGGGCCGAGAACGCCGCGCCAATGGCCAGCGGCAGGCCGCCGCCGACGATGCCGTTGCCCCCCAGCAGGCCCAGCTCCGGGGCGAAGATGTGCATCGAGCCGCCGTAGCCGTGGCTGTAGCCGGTCGAGCGACCGGCGAGTTCGGCCAGCATCCGCCCCGGATCAGCGCCCCGAGCGATGCAGTGCCCGTGGCCCCGATGGGTGCTCAGGATCATATCCTCGGGCTGTAGGGCCTGACACACGCCGACGGCCACAGCCTCCTGACCGTGGTAGGTGTGCAGCGCCCCCATGAACTGCCCGCTCTTCCAGGCGGCGAAGTACTGCTCGGTCGCCGTCTCCTCAAAGCGACGGATGGTAAGCATGAGGCGGAGCATGGTGCGGAGTTGGTCGTGGTCAGGGATCATGTCGCGCCTCACCTGTCTTGGCATGCACGATCTCCTGAGCCCAGGCCAAGGTTCGGCGGGCGATCTTCAGTGCTTGCTCGACCGCTTCTACGGTGGGAAACAGCTCGATGTCATACCGGATGCTTACGCCATAGTGCTGCAGGTTCTCCGCGAAACCGTCGAACTGGTCGGCCCCTACCTGCAGCGGCTGAGCCAGTCCGAGCAGGGCCGCGATGTCATGGGTGCGGGGGTAGTTGACGTCATGGCAGACCAGCACTGCCTTGATCGCCTTCTCTATCGCCTGCTGAGCGAGGAAGGCAACCACATTCAGTGACTCGGCCTCGCGCCTGAGCACCTCGGCTGCTCTGAGGTCGTGGCCTGCGAGCCTGAGCAGGTCCCGCGCTCGTTGCTCAGTCATGTGCATAGACGACCTTCCCCTCCTCCAGAGCGTGGCGGATGACGTGACCGGGCACGTCCCGCCACAGTTCGACCTCCTCCTCAGTCCACCAGAGCACGTCTTTGGGCGTCGTCAAGCCGCGCAGCGCGCGGTACACCGGCCTCATACGGCAAGTGGGCGGTTCGTCGGTGGGGCCGATCACCAACAGGTCCACGTCACTGTCCGGCCCTGCCTCGCCCCGCGCGTGGCTGCCGAACAGGATGATCTTGTCCGGATGCACGGCCTCGACGATGCGCCGCACAATCTCGTCAATGGCCTCATCCATGGCAGCTGCGCTCATCGCCGGCACCTCCTCGACTCCAGTATACCTCACGCGCGCCCGAACTTGCGCGCCAGGCAGACCAGGAACAGGGCTGTCGCGAACGCACCCATCAGCGACGCCGGGGTCGTCAGCGTCCGCAGGACGCTTGGCGATCCGCAGGATCGCGCCTCAGCCCGGCGCTTCAGCGCCGGGGGCTCAGCGGCCCCACTCTCCTCCCCTTGGCGAAGCCTTTGGCGTCCGCAGCCCCAAGAGGAGGGAGAGGGATGCTGCGCTTCCCCGGACGCTGAAGCGTCCGGCTGGGGGGCGGTGCTCCGCACCGCCAACCGTCCTGCGGACGGAGCGCCGCCGCCTGCCTCAGCCTGCACGTGCGCCGCGTCTAGTCCAACCTCACCTCAGCGCCGGCCGCCGAGCTTCGGTAGAGCGCATCCAGGATCGTCAGGACATCCAGGGACTGCTCGGCCGGGACGGGCGACGGCAGATCGTTGGCGACGCACTCGGCGAAGCGGATGCACTCCAGCGCGTGTGCCTCGGGGCCCTTGACCTCGTTCTGAAGCTGCACGTTGAAGTGCTGCTGGGTCCCGTTGTCGGTCCACAGCAGCTCGTTGCTGGGCCAGTGCGAGCCGCCCTTGTCGCCGTACAGCCACATCTGCATGTCCTCGCCGGGGCCGGACTTGTGGTTCAGCAGCCAGCTCACCTCGAGCACCAGCGTGCCGCCGCCCTCGAAGCGCACGAAGGCTGCCGCGAACTCCTCGACATCCCAGTCGGCCTGCGGGATGGGGCCGCCCCAGTTGCTGAAGGCGCCGGGGAGCTGGCTGAGCTTGTTCTGGGTGATGCCGCTGACCGCGACCGGCTTGGGGAAGCCCATCATGTAGAGAGTCAGGTCCAGGATGTGGACGCCGATGTCAATGCACGGGCCGCCGCCGGAGTGCTTCTTTTGGATGAAGCCGGGGCGGGTGGGCGCGCCGGTGCGGCGGAGCATCCAACTGCGCGCATGGTAGACCTCGCCGAGGCGGCCGGTGTCAATCTCGGCCTTGAGGGCCTGGGCGGTGGGGTTGAAGCGGAAGTGCTGGGCGGTCATCAGCAGCTTCTTGGCCTTGTTGCGGGCGCGGATCATCTTCTTGATGTCGGCGGGCTTGGGGGCCAGGGGCTTTTCACAGATGACGTGCTTGCCCGCTTCCAGCGCCGCGATGGTCAGCGGCGTGTGGTACATGTTGGGGGTGCAGATGTCAATGATGTCCAGGTCCTTGTCGGCGATGAGTTCCAGCGGGTCCACATACGTCTTCTCCACGCCGTGCTCAGCGGCGCGCTGCTTGAGGATGTCGGGGTTCAGGTCGCTGAAGGCGGCCATCTCCGCCAGCGGGCTCTGCTTCCAGCCCGGGAAGTGCGAGCCGGCGATGCCGCCGACACCGATTACGCCGACTTTGAGGGTCTTGGCCATGGGGTGGGTCCTTTCGTCACTCTCACAGGATATATGTGCGACAGGCGAGCAGACGCCCGCTCATGTTGCCTGCAGGATCCGATCGTGCAGCCGCTTCAGCCACTCCGCTTGCTGCTCCCACAGCGGTTGGCCGGGGAAGGCGTAGGTCGAAACCATGAAGCCCCAGTAGCCCGCCTGCAGCATGTGTTCCATGATGGTCTCGAAGTTCGCCCGGCCGACGGCCGAGGGCTCGAAGGCCGAGTGCGTCGGCGGCCAGCAGATGTAGCCCTCGTCGCACACCAGCGGCAGGTTCCGCTCGCGCGCGCGGCGGGCCATGCTGGCGATGGCGTTGCGCCAGAAGCCGCGCATCCGCTCCTCGTACTGCGGGTAGTGGGTGAATAGCCAATAGTCCCAGCGGTCCACGTCCATGTTCTGATACAGGTACAGCGGCGCCCACCACTGGTGGAACCAGTCGCAGCCGAAGTGCTGCTTGTACTCCTCCCACGGCGTGTGGTCCGGCTTCATCAGCCAGCGGTAGAGCGCACCCTCGCGCTCCAGCCGCGGGATCAGTTCGTCCAGGCCGTCGCTGCCGATCCCCAGCCCCAGCTCGCGGAACAGCGCTACCTGCACCCCCGCCGACCAGGCGTACAGGTGGTGGTCCAGGAGCTGCGTGTTGTCGGCGAGGCGGTCCAGGAAGTCGGCGGTCATGTTGGCGTCGAAGCCCTGCTCGGGGCAAGGCAGCGAGTAGTCGTCGGTGATGAGCAGGTCCGGGTGCCGCTCGCGCAGGAAGGCGATCTGCCGCTCCACGGCCGCCTTCAGCGCCGGCCGGCCGCCGGGCAGCCCCCGGCCGATCGAGTAGTCAATCTCATTGTGGAACTCGACGTAGGCGATGC is drawn from bacterium and contains these coding sequences:
- a CDS encoding HEPN domain-containing protein, which translates into the protein MTEQRARDLLRLAGHDLRAAEVLRREAESLNVVAFLAQQAIEKAIKAVLVCHDVNYPRTHDIAALLGLAQPLQVGADQFDGFAENLQHYGVSIRYDIELFPTVEAVEQALKIARRTLAWAQEIVHAKTGEARHDP
- a CDS encoding nucleotidyltransferase domain-containing protein, producing the protein MSAAAMDEAIDEIVRRIVEAVHPDKIILFGSHARGEAGPDSDVDLLVIGPTDEPPTCRMRPVYRALRGLTTPKDVLWWTEEEVELWRDVPGHVIRHALEEGKVVYAHD
- a CDS encoding thiamine pyrophosphate-dependent dehydrogenase E1 component subunit alpha produces the protein MPRQVRRDMIPDHDQLRTMLRLMLTIRRFEETATEQYFAAWKSGQFMGALHTYHGQEAVAVGVCQALQPEDMILSTHRGHGHCIARGADPGRMLAELAGRSTGYSHGYGGSMHIFAPELGLLGGNGIVGGGLPLAIGAAFSAQYRETGAIAVCFFGDGASKQGTFHESFNLAALWDLPIVFVCENNCYAATTPVSDSCPVADIAELAHGYGAPGRTVEGNDVLAVHELAQEAVAHARSGRGPFLLEAKTYRMKPHCMVIRETRDQGELDRWAAKDPIAQFEQRLQDEAWLTVDEIASVRAEVEATLAAAAQFALDSPWPDPATVAQVLWA
- a CDS encoding Gfo/Idh/MocA family oxidoreductase encodes the protein MAKTLKVGVIGVGGIAGSHFPGWKQSPLAEMAAFSDLNPDILKQRAAEHGVEKTYVDPLELIADKDLDIIDICTPNMYHTPLTIAALEAGKHVICEKPLAPKPADIKKMIRARNKAKKLLMTAQHFRFNPTAQALKAEIDTGRLGEVYHARSWMLRRTGAPTRPGFIQKKHSGGGPCIDIGVHILDLTLYMMGFPKPVAVSGITQNKLSQLPGAFSNWGGPIPQADWDVEEFAAAFVRFEGGGTLVLEVSWLLNHKSGPGEDMQMWLYGDKGGSHWPSNELLWTDNGTQQHFNVQLQNEVKGPEAHALECIRFAECVANDLPSPVPAEQSLDVLTILDALYRSSAAGAEVRLD
- a CDS encoding cyclase family protein gives rise to the protein MIHDLSVPVTEGTDWYHEAGTIPVSLQQVGSYDAGWVSHQVALMVLNGTTYLETAAHLYPDMPTLDRVPPEKFITRAFVVGVGQGRPAAGSPSPLPAPAAALPGFRPDEDAILLHCGWDNHLHAADYYHSSPYFSPELQTWLLDHRPAILGGDMLSYDHPQDAAMPFLGTFFRGGGMILCPLVGLGVLPPTVTLYCSPLKLAGSSAAPCRALALT